Sequence from the Seriola aureovittata isolate HTS-2021-v1 ecotype China chromosome 6, ASM2101889v1, whole genome shotgun sequence genome:
TGTTAAACATTTACAAGAAGTGGTGGTGAATGAAATGAGGAAGTAGTTTTTCCTATGTGAAATAAATACTGTGCTTTATGTGGAAGTTGGTGTTTGGAGAAGTTCTGCTTCCACATCTGCCTCTATATTCTGGTTCAATTTCTGATCCAAGTGCTGGTTGTAGTGATTACAAGAACTGCAGACTTTTGCCTGAAACTGAATTATTCTTTGAGATGACCCAGCAAATAACTTTTATAGTAATTTTATAGTTATGATatcttattttccctttttttttcttgcagtaaTGGTAGTTTTCTGTTTTCCCGTTTTTATTGCTGAATGGCAGTGAAGTggttattgtattattatatattattacagTGGATACTGTAAAGGACTAAAAGCTCAAATCCTTTTCATAATCTGCTTTACAGGCTTTACTTCATGAGCACGAGAGGAGCAGGATCAGCTCTTTGACAAAAGATGAGTCAGACCCCAGAGCTCTGGCCTACATCTACCAACACCAAGACGCCTACAGCCTCTTCTACATCAAGACAGCTAACCTGGTAACAACAAACAGTACGCAAAGGGGAACAGACATggcatgtatatgtatatatatatatatatatatagaaaatgtGTCCCCGAAAGGATCatcacattcatttattcatcatttcaaacacaaatgtgaaaatagACTTTATCCAGGTCATAAAGGAGTTTGGGGCACTTGAAAATGCAGAAACTTTATATTTCCTTGCATTTACTTTTGATTTGATGTAATTcttcaacaaacacattttatagaAAAGGTGGACATTATTTCTTCAGACTAGGTTCACACAAGtctatctttaaaaaaaattgaccTGCCGATATGTACTAACATTTTTTAGGTcactgtaatcattcctcctggCTGCAAAGAGAGCCCTTCCTAATTGTACCAGTGTTGTATTGTACCACCctgctgtgaatgtgtttgtttaaacagTGTGACGTTTTATCTGGGTTCATCAGGCAGATCCAGTCCTGGCTGACATCAAGGAGGTTTGTCAAAGTCTGGACCAGGAGACACCACAGGAACCCGCAGAGGCACCGACACAAGTCAGAGAAAAACTTTGGGTTCAtcggtttttgtttttttcctgtgtcaaCACTGTATTCTGAATgttgtttcctcttgtttttcagACCAGCTCTTTATTGCTTCTAAATGAGCATTCAGCCCTTCCAGCTGAGGTAAATTAAAGAACAATTAAGGCTCAGTTTTTAttcctaaaaagaaaaataatctctTCATCTGCTTTTTTCCAAATGATGGAGGTGGAGGTCACATGTTGAAACAATACTGACTGTTATTTTCAGGGACCAGCTTTTGAGGGTGTGTTCAGTCCACGGCCAGACTCTTCACCTGGACAATCGAACCAAGTAAACCACAACACAACGTCTATTATGTGAATGTTTTAAATTCGCTGTGTTTATGAGagtattgacattttttattgagAATTTAACCACTAACCCACTAAACAGATGTacccacaacaacaaaaaataaacagtacatTACTTGACCTTTTGGaatgtcattgttttcaaatcaaataatgaataatgagtAAATAAGGATAAACGTGTCCAAGTGGAAAATATAATTGCACAAATACATCATATTCTCAATAGATGAGACGTCTCAAGTTCAAATGCTAGCTAGCAGCTCATCTTCTAAGATCCTGAACTAAGCAAATAAGTTGACACAGAATTTCTATTCTATTTAAATCTATATTTTATCTATATAATTTGTCATTCATATCCACTATCATTTAACCAGTCACTCTATATTTTTAGAAATTAGATAAAAactaatgttttttgtttctgtgtctacAGGTCTCATCTAGGAAAGAGCTGATGGAAGTTTTCTCAGTCCAGCTGGAGGAGCCGCTGTCACCTCTCCAGAGCTCGTGTCCCAGTCAGCCAGGTCAGTGGTACCACGGGGCAAAGTGCTGACGCGAGGAACCTTAAAGTGCAATAGGTTTGGAGTTCAGAAGTCAGATAACTCAAACATATTCAAAATATGCCAATACcgtaaataaatgcaaaaacaaccacagactAAAAAAGCCAATGTGTCTTTAAGTGTTACCTGTTATTCCAAATCCAGGGCAACATGAACACCCTTTCTCTCCTTTGGTCTCTGGTAATTATCTTCCATATTTTGCTTGATATTTTGAATCTATAGCATATTTTCTTTACATATTTAGAACACAAGTCCCGGCAGTTTATTTTCACAGATGTTTATGAACTTCACACTCAAACTAGATTAGTCTTGTGATTATGTAACTTGTAACCTTAGTTTGAAAGTCCTGTGGCCAAAAATTACAGAATTGGCAGAGGCTTTTTCTGTCAGTTCTAGATGCAGTTTCCAATCTTTTTTGGGGTtgtggacataaaaacatgacatataaaagtacaaaatataTTGCTAGTTCAGTCTTTCTGCCATCCCATCAAAGGGAGGATTCATACAGAGATGTAGCACATACACTGATCGCCTATCATGCAAATAGATATCATCAGATAAACAAACTTTCATCACTTCCGTCCTTTAGATTTCAAAGTTACTCGCTGTGGGCATCTCATTCGTATTTATACAATCAGGGCATCAACACTTCTGTAATGTGTTAACACACACTGCGCTGTGGCAGTGAGACTGtggttaaattaaataacatgGTTGAAGTGCTGTGGAGCCTGCACACCAAAACTTCATTCATGTCTTTACAGAAAATCTGATCAAATCAGACAAACTAAATATCTGATCCAGCCACGTGCTATTTAGAGTTCATAATAATACATACTGAAGATCAAGCAGCGAGTTAGATCATTTAATTTAGATACAAACCATACACTGtttctcagcagctgctgctcttcaaCTGacatctgacctttgacctggagACACAAGAGAAACGTCAATTTTCCCTAAATGTACACAGTATTTTCCCATGATCGCTCTGTATAAGTACACAGGTCACATTATCATAATTCCCATGGTGCTGCTGtttcagttacattttaatatcatgtacagaaagacagaggaatgtGCAGTGTTTACTGTTTATCAATGATGGATTAAGTAATCTCACACATTTTCACTGCCTCGTCCCAACTCGTGCTCAGTTCCCACAGATTCAGTTATCCGCTatgatcattttttgtttttgttgggtTGCAGAGGATGACCagatatgtatgtatgtacatccAAAGCAGGATTGAATTTTAACTCACTATCTTCTACTTTTCTCACAGAGTCTCCACAGCCTCCACAGCTAATGCTCTCCACCTCGCAGATCCTCTCCATGTTCCCCACCCAGCCACTAGGTGGCTCTCCATACGTCGCTCCGCCATACTCTCCCACTGCCATGCCCTGGGACCAGAGAGGGCCTCTGGGAAACCAGTGGGCTGGTCCTGCTGCGGCGCCCTGGCCAACCATCACTGGTGGCATGGCAGCGTGGGCACCAGCAGGCGTCACAGCGCCTCCTGCAGGCAACCAGGTGGAGGCTCACAGAGTGGTGAGCGCTCAGCCAGGGGTCATGTGGGGGGGGAATATACCCGCTTCACCCACCACTGTCAACGGGTACCCCACCCCTTTAAACTCCGGTTATGCTCCGACTGGAGCAACAGGAGCACTACAGACAGCACCCCCCGGCTTGGACAATGATCTCCTGTGATGAACTCCACACCACCAACGTTTCATTCAACGCTTTATCCAACATTACATGGCAATATTTCAGTCTGCAGCAGATTAAAACCAAACACCCTGTCCCCACCCAGATATGAAATATAGACAGCAGATTGGATCACCAGCTATTTGGTATCATATTCTCATGTTTCATTACAGTTACACAAAATCCACTCCTGTAACTGGACTTCACAAATCTTTAGCTCCTGTAATGAACTGGCTAAAATGAACACTTGCTTGATGTGATCTTGTGTTATCATGCAGATGTGTATAAAATTCTTATTTTCAGTCCAAAGAGAATTTACCATATTTTTCTCCTATTCCTTCTTTTGTGGCCGCTGTATGTGGAGTCATAAGAGTACCATCAAAAAGAGTAAATCcgtaaaagaataagaaaataaatatggaaatataaacagaaagagatcaaaaaatgaaaatgcttttaTCTGTTGCTTTTGCTTCTGCTTCTAAATTAGTTTCCTTATGCTTAGCTAAAATCTTGGCGCTAGTATTATTATCTAACCACCGTTCACTCCTTCTTTTGGTTTCATAAATTTAGATATGTGATGCAATGGAAAAACAGTCAGACTTACAGTATAAGGTGTCCATGACATTTACTGTCTGTTTAAACTGGAAAATACAGTGTTTCCTTCCAAAACagtttcactgctgctgtttctcatcAAATGAAAACTGAGAGAAGTTGATACAAATGATATTTAATTTCTTCTGCAGTCTActctgttttttcagttttatctgaaacactgaaataacttttcctgtctttatttGGTCTGTATCAAATTAACTACAATTTGATATCTTATATAAAAGGTTTTTGTGAGTTCTTGTACTGGGTGTTTTTTGGGGAATTTTCCTTATCCAGACCAAGAATCTAAGGACAGAGGGTGTCGTGTGCTGTAAACACTATAAAGTCCTTTGGGGGCAATCACAATTCTGATTTGTGATattggttttatatatatacagtatatatatatatacatgaagGACTTGACTTCACCTGTACAACCAGAATGAAATACAGAAAGCAGAAGCAAGCCCATTTCATCTCACTTCACCTCacttttacttaattttatttttctttaaaattcaGAGTTTTACCTCTGAATGAAattatttcattcatctttgctttttttgtgctttcctttcctttcctttcctttattCACACAGCGAgatgataaaacacaaagagcagagaaaattGATAAATGCTGATGATACAAAATTACTTGCTAATCCTTGAAATGTGGcctttttttctaaaaaaaaaaaaacaaaccaaaaaaaaacactcaaacataTAATGAAAGCTCTGACCTTTCAAGAATAAAATTGAAACAAACATTATGACAGCATGTTAATATTTCCCTGCTGTTGAAGCTCATGTTGTGGCGCTGTCAGTTAACCACCTTCCCCACAGTGAATTACTGAGCATTTCCTCATTTGCAGTAAGCTTAGAGACACAGGTCATGAAGGTGTTTGTACATTCACGTCAGCCTGGATACTGAATCACTGCTGGACATGGGGCACTTTATCCACCACTGAATCATCACTAAAGCTAAAATATGGTAAGAAATTCTCATTTATAATCATTTGTATAGTTTGGTTGTAACATGTATCTATTCTTGAAGGGATTAACAGCTCCCCTACTCTCAGCTGGAGTGACTGTGTAATTCTGACCATTTCCTCCTGACAGTCAACCCATCTATGAATAACCTGACAATCAAAGAAAGACCATGGAcagattttattgtttcactggGTAAAACCTCAGTTACCTTTTATCATAACCTTTTAAACTTTTAACCTGGTTTAGAATCCTTCAAACACATGATCTGGCATTTTGAAACAGCACGTTGTGGCTCTCTGGTAGAGCCGGTAAAACATTAATGTGTTGAGTTGCACTTGTTCTCTACAGGAATTACATCATTTTCACAGCCAAAAGGGGAAGTTGGAATTTGAAATTGCCAAGAGTGGCATCCTGCGGCTGATGAATGAAAGCTTTATCACACAGCTATCACCAGTTAATGATTCACAGTGTGCACCGCTTCActtcagtttgtattttaatagcattttgaaacttttttaaATAGAAGAAGCTCAGTGATGGTTGATATTTAGCCTTTAAATTGCAAAATATCTTAGTCCTCCTTCAGGTTTTTCTCCATATTTGGGTATATAGAGACTTGAGAGGCTTGTGACTCTAAAACTCAACTAAAACCAGacttattattgtattttttcagcTCTTAAATCAATTAAACAACTACATCAAATGTGTTCTGTAGCAGAGACTGGCTGTTACACAGCGTTGTGTTAATATATTGAATCCATTTTTTAGCTTTAGCACAGGTTAGTgcaatttaaagtttaaagtggTTGTTGGTGTAGTCTTAATAGAGATCAACAGAGTTACACAATATTTCGGAAAATGCTGACTTTCAGAACAATATGTGTTATGGTAACAACTAagtcatattttattcattatttattttgtcactcTGTTTTAAATACAGTAGTTTTTCTGAGTGTTGTCAGGTTTTCTCTGGAGCACCTGCACAGCTAGAGACTGTGGAAAGACACCTGAGTTAATGTGTGCCACATAAAGggaaacgcacacacacgcacacacacacttgtacacacactgtgtttcttcTGCAGGCGCTCGCTGACTGAAAGTGGAACCCCATGTCTGAGTTTTGTGGTGTagagaaaaagttttttgtctgtttcctttGTTCCTCGTGACAAGATAGAGTGAGCGAGCGAGCGGGCAAGCGACTGAGCAGAGTTTGCAGCTTATTGGTGCAGGAGCAACAGTGGAGGGTATTTCTATGGTAACCAGCGCAGGATGCTGGCTGAGGTAAAGAGGTGTGTGGTTGTGAGCACTTCCTGCACTTCTTCACATTCTTCTGTCTGGCTTTGTAAAGCTTTCAACTTGAGGTGTTCAGACAATAGTTGGGTGATTCCTTTATTatgataatgtttttctttttgttgtcgTTTACAACGTACCAGAGACATTCATTCATCGTGTTTCACTACTCTCTCCAAATCTTATTTCCTCTATGGTCCTGTGTTTGCCGATCACCTTCGGCAATTGCATAACCAgtgctgtggttttaaaaactgttttaagaCTCCACCAGCTGAATTTCAACTAAACCAATGAGTTTGCTGCTGCCGCTCTGTAACACTTACTTCaaactctcttttctcttcttgctCGGTCCACTCGTCAAGATGAGAATGATTACATTCAAACCCCAAATAACATCACAGAGACGCctcaaaacatgtttcagtCCCTGACAGATTCCTGTTGACACTAATATAGAGgaaaatttcttttttatttttattgacaaTGCGCTAGTACATCTGCAAAAATAGTACTATATATCAAACTTTGTCAAGAATGCAGCAATTAAATCGTGAATTTATTTCCATTGTTGTCCCTGGTGTTTACACAGTCCACCAACCTCATCAAGTCCAACATTAAGATATTACAAAAGTAATAGAAGACACAGAGGAAGTCATGTAAACAAACTAGAAGAGCGGCTCTCCAACGAGGCCATTGCAAAAATACATATGCCAAACTTTAGAGAAACAATTCAAATTCATAGcaaatgatccagatctgccccaaaatgtcATTTGTTCcttcccatccctccaccaggtTCGGTGAAAATCAATCcgtactttttgcataatcagATAAATAATCAgacgaacaaacaaacaaacatggatgaaaacataaactTCTTGGAGGAAGTAACAATTGATAAAAATCTTTTCAGAACCACATGAAGTAatagtgacaaaaacacattaaagggGATCAACATCATGAAATAGttcaaaatgtaaacatcattGATCGTTTATAACAACATTTCAATATCTCCACTCTCTATTAAGGAATACTAGTTAGGAGCCATTGTTAAGCCTTTGCTTTAAAGCAATGGGAGTTTGGGTTTGAGTTTATTCCACTCCACTGCACCAGAGTACAGAAAGTAATCCTGACCTGTCTTCTGTGTCATCTATAAAGCATTAAGTTTGCTACACTGGATGTGATGTTATGGCTATGGACtaaaatagtttaaaatattaatgaacaGTTTCATGTTCACTCCtacaaaacaatatttgattGAATATGATCTCCTGTGCTCCACTGGAGGCCAGTGAAGCTGTAAGAACTGAaatcttctttcctttttgacTTTCATCCCAACAGAATatgtttttcaaaaacactCCAAAGAGAATATGTTTACTCTACCTGGCCTCTCCATCAGGTGCACATATAACATTTACTGCAATGCAGTGCAACAGGAatattataatgttcagtttctgttgacACTGTCACAGGTGTTTATTACTGACCTCCTAGTTAATGGTGAGCAGTGTTGGGGAATAGTGAACACATTATTACTAACTAGGACTTAAACTATTTTGCAGAAGTTTGCAGGTAGCTACGCTACATTCATATTTGCATATTGATTCAAGTAGTAAAtaacttttttgccatttttgagTAACTACTGAAACGACAAACAATTTTTGGccataaaaggaaaagaatgattaaaaaaaaaattaaaaaacaattctctctgtttcatccTGACCACTGTGAATGCAAACAAAGGCAATGCATTTGTCAGGCAGGCCACACAACACGCTTTGTGTAGTGCATGTGCAAAAGCTAAGGGCGTTGCTTAGTGTTCACACAGCGACAACACCATGATGGATAAACCTCCTCAGTCTCAGCtcagactgttttctgagtgaatgAATCAAAAACTAGCAGATTTCAGCACTCAgggaaaccaaatcctgcaaggctgggtCAGTgtgggctgggcttggggcatCTGAGACTGGGGAttgtatagttgtgacatcacaaagctaTGGAAGTGATAACGGCTTTTCTGAATATGGGCTTTGTGAATTTCTCCATGGACTGAGACTTTGataatttcacagtattaatatggGATCTAGaactgctttataatcaaaaaagacatagaaATCTCACCTaatataatatgggacctttaaacagTTATTGTTTTCAAAACCATAGCTGACATTCCTTGCACTTTCCTATTGATAGTGaggtattttagtttttttggtttatgttaTAACATGTAAACAAGTAGGCACTTTTTGCAATAAattgcaataaataaaacattttctttttacaaagtAGTTTGAACTAGCTTTAGTAGCTTAGTTAACCAagctcattttcttcctctggtTTTCTTCGTCTTGTAGCTTTGCTGTAGTTCAACTTCTTCCAGCAAAGTAATTCGTAGCTTGCAAAGTTATAATGCTTTCAAAGTAGCTTCCCCAACACTGGTGGTGAGTTTGTATGGGGATGGGCCAAACCCCCTCccaatataatgtaatgtagtCCAGTTTCTcaccacatttattttatttttttgacttttttttaaagtttagtttagtttttttagtttgactAGCTCCACAGTGGTGTGGTGCAGTTCATAGTGAGAAACCAGACAGAAAACCAGGAAATGTCTTCTAAACATGCAGTAGTAAGAATAAAAggactgaacacaaacaacaggagATGAGTATATGATGCATAAAGTTAATTCAACTGTACAACATCATGCTGAACTATATTAGAGTTTTGAGGAAGTGATGATTCAGCCATAACAGCCTCACTCTTTCTGAAACAGGTGAAAATTGCTGCAAAGGGATTTTAATCAATACGTTCTCCTCATTAAAGTGACTTTACAATATACCCTCCCTTTTAGCATCTATAGGcactatatatctatatatctatatatctatggatatataaagagagagagaggtggtggtttgaggaggtgatgaggaagtgatgaagtgctgtatatatatatatatatatatatatatatatatatatatgtatataacaAACAGAGATATCTGCTAACAACTACTTTGCTCTGgtactgtacagtataatgTGTTACTATTGTGTAActatttattctgtgtttatactgCTTATGAATGGTGCTGATCTGGAATTACTTCTTTCTGTCTTTAGTTTTGTGTGCTGCAGGGAGTTGATGGGGACTTGTGAGCTCTGTGAAGATAAAAACAACCAGGAAATTGTGTTGTTGCATGGTGCAATCACACTTTGTAAA
This genomic interval carries:
- the LOC130171196 gene encoding disabled homolog 2-like, encoding MEMEQTAGSCPAPGQAAVRTWLPTSTKGAASTPSDTTSRFHGDGVRYKAKLIGVDPVPEAQGDKMCWDTMMKLKGFEAAARKQGKHKQRVWLKVSSTGLKIVDERTGALLHEHERSRISSLTKDESDPRALAYIYQHQDAYSLFYIKTANLADPVLADIKEVCQSLDQETPQEPAEAPTQTSSLLLLNEHSALPAEGPAFEGVFSPRPDSSPGQSNQVSSRKELMEVFSVQLEEPLSPLQSSCPSQPESPQPPQLMLSTSQILSMFPTQPLGGSPYVAPPYSPTAMPWDQRGPLGNQWAGPAAAPWPTITGGMAAWAPAGVTAPPAGNQVEAHRVVSAQPGVMWGGNIPASPTTVNGYPTPLNSGYAPTGATGALQTAPPGLDNDLL